The window ATGGCCGCGGGGAAGAGGGAACGAAGGAATCCGGGTTTCATGATTAGCGGGGATTTGAGATCCGCACTTATAGCGGCATCATGGGTTCCGGAATAGAAATCTTTGATCTTTCTTTAGTACAAAATGACCCCAAGTCACGCTTTCGCGCGTTCTGCCGGGAACGGGTTGCCTGCCGGATCAGAGGAAATTTGTCTTTATTTCGGTGAACCGGCGGTCGGAAGATGCGATTCTGGCAAGGCGCTTCCCCCCCCTGAGCGACGCATCCGTCGGGCGCAAGGCCGAAGGCTTGGCGCCCGGCTTTGCCGGACACGATCTCGCTTCGTTAAAATGCATTCAAGGAACAAATCATCCGCCTCGCCAGTTTTGTTTGAGGTGGCCGATGGGCTCCCGTTCGAACTGCACCGGATCAAATTCGATACGACTGGCCGCTACGACGAGCCACTCGATCGCGAATTTCCCTTCGTCATCAGGCTTTTCCACTTTCGCCACCGGGACCGGACCCCAGGCATGACCTGGCACGAACGCCTGGAGATCTTTCTTCCGCTGGACGGGACGGTGAAAATGCGGATGGGCAACCGTCAAGCCGACGTCGGGCCCGGGGAAATCCTGATCGTCGAAAATCTTAAGCTGCACATGACGGTAGACTACCCCGGGTTCGACACGCGGGTGATCGTCGTCAGTTTCCTACCGGAGTTTGTCTACACCCTCGGCTCACCTTCGCACGATTACTTCTTCCTTCTGCCATTTTATTTTGGCCCGTCCGACCGGCCGCACGTGGTTGAGGCAGGTTCACCGTTTCTGCCCGGCATGCAGGAAGCCATGGCACGCCTGGTTCGCTGCTATTTTGAGCGAGCCACCTATTTCCAGGCGGGTTGCAGGGCCTACCTGCTGCAGCTCCTTTACCTGTTAGCCCAACAATTTCACTCCGCCGACTACTTGCGGTCCGAATTCATCCGGCAGCAGGAGCGTGCCGCAAAGCTCCGGCCCGTTTTCGAACTCATTTCAACCTCGTATGCTCAGCCGACTACCCTGCGCCAGGCGGCCGCGCTGGCCAAAATGAGCCAGCCGCAGTTTATGAAGCTGTTCAAAAAGGTTGCCGGGATGACCTTTGTCAGTTACGTGACCCACGTACGCCTGTCGCACGCCTTGAGGTTGCTGAAGGAGAGTGGGCTGACCATCGCCGAAGTGGCCAACGAGGTCGGGTTTTGTGATCAGAGCTATTTCGATCGACGCTTCAAGGCCGCTTTCGGCCAGACACCCCGGGCGTTTCGAGCCAAGGGACGTTAGGGGATCAAAGGGCTTCGCGAAAACTTCCGCAGCCCTTACGCGCCCAAGGATCGAAAATGCGGGCTGGCTTTGACCCGCCGCTTGATGGCCCGGTGATCCTGTTCCACCCGATTGGTTGAGGCAACGCCCGCTGCGGCGCCGGCAGTTTTCGTCCAAAACACCGCCGGTTCCGAGTTGCGCAACGGCCGGTGGGTAAGCGCCGTGCCCGTCGGTGTGGATCACCCGCGGCACCGGAGGGTTCTGACGACCCAACGCTTTGGCCAGGAACGGCTTCAGCCTGGCGGGAGCCAAGGACCGCGCGGAATGGCTGGCTAACGAGCGGGTGCCGATTATGATCGGAGGGTAGCCATGAGCGTTGGAACCGCCACCGAGCAGCGGCCCTTTGCCGAGCAGCACGCCTTGAACCGCGCGATCTGGGATCGGATCGTCGACGACCCGAAATGGGATGACGTCCCCGAAAAGATCGAGACCGATCGCGACGGCAACCTGATCATGAGCCCGCCGCCGGCAACCCGCCACCGCATCCGCCAGCAGCGCATCAGCGGCCTGTTGAACCAACTTTTGCCGGAGGGAGTCTCCTTCACCGAAGGGGCCGTTTCGACTGGTCAAGGCGCCAAGGTCGCCGATGTGGTCTGGTACCCGGCCGGTCGCGGCCAGCAAGTCGAGGATAATGATCTCTCCTTGCCGGACTTCTCGCCCGACATCTGCGTTGAGGTTCAATCGCCGAGGGAGAAGCGGGGTGAGATGGAAAAGAAGGCGGCCGCTTATTTCGGGGTCGGCGTCCGGGAGGTCTGGCTCTGCGACCGCAAAGGCCGGATGAGCTTTTACGGTCCGCAAAGGCAGCTGGAACGCTCCGCTCTCTGCCCTGAGTTTCCGAGCGAGATCCCGGCCAAAATCCTCCGTTAACACCCCGGCTTCCCCCGTGGGAAACCGCGGAGGGCCAGGGGGCAAAATGGTCTGCAACTGAAGCCGCCAAGAAACTCCGGC of the Verrucomicrobiota bacterium genome contains:
- a CDS encoding helix-turn-helix transcriptional regulator yields the protein MHSRNKSSASPVLFEVADGLPFELHRIKFDTTGRYDEPLDREFPFVIRLFHFRHRDRTPGMTWHERLEIFLPLDGTVKMRMGNRQADVGPGEILIVENLKLHMTVDYPGFDTRVIVVSFLPEFVYTLGSPSHDYFFLLPFYFGPSDRPHVVEAGSPFLPGMQEAMARLVRCYFERATYFQAGCRAYLLQLLYLLAQQFHSADYLRSEFIRQQERAAKLRPVFELISTSYAQPTTLRQAAALAKMSQPQFMKLFKKVAGMTFVSYVTHVRLSHALRLLKESGLTIAEVANEVGFCDQSYFDRRFKAAFGQTPRAFRAKGR
- a CDS encoding Uma2 family endonuclease — protein: MSVGTATEQRPFAEQHALNRAIWDRIVDDPKWDDVPEKIETDRDGNLIMSPPPATRHRIRQQRISGLLNQLLPEGVSFTEGAVSTGQGAKVADVVWYPAGRGQQVEDNDLSLPDFSPDICVEVQSPREKRGEMEKKAAAYFGVGVREVWLCDRKGRMSFYGPQRQLERSALCPEFPSEIPAKILR